Below is a genomic region from Scyliorhinus canicula chromosome 5, sScyCan1.1, whole genome shotgun sequence.
TAATTTTCttagttgaaaaatgaaatgaaattaaatgaaaatcgcttattgtcacgagtaggcttcaatgaagttactgtgaaaagcccctagtcgccacattccggcacctgttcggggaggctgttacgggaatcgaaccgtgctgctggcctgcttggtctgctttcaaagccagcgatttagcccagtgagccaaACAGCCCCTGTTCTAGTCCACATCAGCTCACTTGtcgaaaaatatattttaattgtgCTGCGTGCTGGGCAGAGTGTCTCCCAAGAGTTGGAAGAATTGCAAAATCCTTCCTCTGAAGCTATGGGAAAGCACAGTGCGCCAGGTTCGTgtaattgactgtaaagcattCTGAAATTGCTGAGCATCACAACTCTACAGGGCTCCTCTGGGTTTCTAAGAATCATCACACCCAGTTCCcataaactgggggggggggggtgagaaggtcGAGTACAGAGGAAAAGAAAATGTTTGCGTGTCATGTGTTGTACACACAGACGTACCAGTGGGTCAGGCAGGATTGAAACACTGAGCATAATTTCCATTGAAGGATTTGTGCTGCACTGGGATATATTCAATACTTAGGGGGCAAAATTAAATCCTGCCGTGCGTTTCTTGAGCGCAAAAggcgggggcgcggggggggaagCACCAATTTTGTGGGTCGACCTCTCAGACAAGATACAAGATTGTGGCAGAAGTATATCTGGTGTGAATTTTGTTTTACTCAACATGTGGGTGGCTTCCTGCACATAGGGGGCAGTCCCCTTGCATTGAGGATCCTAAAACTTGTTTAATGCCAGGCCCACCATCCCCAATCCAGAATTGCTGAGCACAGTAAACGCTCAGtctttcagctttttgtgcagccTAACCCACGGTCATGAAAGGGGACGAAGAGGTTTCGAAGAACCTCTTCTTTCCATAGCAAGTCTACAGGCcgctgtcagcccccccccccccccccccccccccccccacagagccgTCCAGTTATTCCCTCATTGCCTCCAGGCCATTCAGGTATTGATCGAATTTTCTTTGCAAATTtcttgttgaatctgcttcctgcTCAGGCGGCGCGCTCCACGTCACTTCAGCTCACACAGTGTGAATGCTTCGCCTTCTATTCAGATTGCTATCTTCACCTCAAGGGCAGCATAAAGTGTTCCTCAGCAGAGGTGCAAAGTTCACGTTTGCTTGAGAGGTTTCGCTTGGCCCGAGAGTGTGTGCGAAAAGTCAAAGCACAAAAGACAGAACCAATCCAATGAATATTCAACAATAGCGCCACGTCTGACAGCAACTCCGGCTTTTGAATATTCAGAGTCTCTCCACCTTTAAAtaagcccagtaagaagtcttacagcaccaggttaaagtccaacaggtttgtttcaaacattagctttcagagcactgcgccttcctcaggtgatcaTCAACTCACACAACATCCACATGCAAATAAATTGCCTCCTCTTTGAAGGAGGTTTCGGAAAGAATGTGACAAATGCATGAAGGGCACCTCTACAGTCACTGGGCAGTCTCGAGTTCCCAGTGCTCCACTCGGCAAAtggtttttgatttttttttttgtttcctcaAGGGGGGTCAGTAGCAGTAGGATTGTCCACCCGACTGGCTCCACAGAACAGtagagatgccccttaaacgtcactatcgtcactAAGGGGCAgctttagcatggcctatcctcctaaccacatctttggactgtgggaggaaactggagcacccggaggaaacccaggccgatacggggagaaagtgcaaactccacacagacagtgacccgaggccggaattgaacccgggtccctggagctgtgaggccaccTGGTTACTGGCCTCCCTCCAGTCACcaccgcccaccccacccccgaacTTAGTCCcctcagctgctgccaaaatgcctCGGGAATCATCTCCAGTGCAAACTGTTCgcatagaaggaggctatttggcccatcgcgtcttcaccagccctccaaatgagcaattcactttgtgccattctcccaccttctccctgtaaccttgcAAATTCCTCCTTTGTAGATAACAGCTGAACTCCTTTTGGAAtgcgattgaacctgcctccacacaGGCTCGAGCTgcgcattccagaccttaaccccTTACTGAGTGAAACACCTTTCCCCACATATCACTGTTGCTGCTTTTACCACTTATTTTAAATCTGCACCCTCGTTTCGATCCTTTCGCAagcgggaacaatttctccctgtgccccctcatgattttcaacactgggtggcactgtctgtgtggagtttgcattttctccccgtatcggcctgggtttcctccgggtgctccagtttcctcccacagtccaaagatgtggttaggaggataggccatgctaaagcTGCCCCTTagtgacgatagtgatgtttaaggggcatcttgataaaaacatgcatcggatgggaatagagggatatggaccccggaagtgtagaagattatagtttggaccgggcagcatggtcggcacaggcttggagggccgaagggcctgtacttgtctctgttcttttgtaatggtctccttctgcacaataggaATTCTATGTTCCATGTCTATGACCTCTAAAAAATCTCTAATCTATCTTCACAgctgaaatttctcatctctggaaccattcacATGAATCTTTTCAGTACGTCTCTCCAATGCTCTGTCATTTATGGCGCCCATCTTTGGGCACAGGGATCATTTCCCCGTGCCCACTAGGTGCCTGTAACACAGACCCAAAGTGACATTCCAGAACAGTTGGCATCACTGGCGATGATACTGATATATACTGAACGTGATCATTATTTAACTAGACATATTTCAGTttgactgagcgagtgctgcattgtcagtggggCTGTCTTTTGTGAGGGAAGTGTTAAACCATCTGCCTATTGACATAGAAAGAAAATACCCGTTCAGACCACAAGAAGGTAGTTGAAACGTTAATAAAGTTACAAGCTAATCTTCTTTAACATAgaaaggtgtggtgaatgtaacgtagaaattcacactgtatttaccaataccattgtaagtgcagtagcgttatccgaccactagggggagtagctctgggaatgctgagtagtttgtacagggctccacccacgactcctcccccttgactgctgtataaataaccgtgtccagagccagcctgcagttcatcgagagttcaaagggtaacaggctggctctgtagtaagtagattaaaaccattgttcatatcttaaagcacgtgtctcgtgaattgatggttccatcaaaaagtaacaaagtttaaaatacagtatggacCCAAAAGGGAGCAGCTAGCTAAACATCGAAACAACAGTGACAGGAGTGAATTAGAACTTCCAGCAGTTAAATACGAATATATATTAGGCAATAACAACAACACCAGAATGATGTCACAGCACTTCCTGctgacatcagcaatggattgAAATAAGAAGATGTATAATAATAACACTCTATAGCAGAAAGAAAATACCCCATCAAACTAGAACCGGGTGTCCCCCTATTCCCCTGGCCAATATTCTTTTCTCAATAACAAccagcaaaacaaaaaaagatcAATTTGTGGAGTCTTGCTATGCCCAAATTAAGTGGTGTGTTTGGCTTCAGAGCAATGAGTTTGAGGGTGATTAATTGGTTAAGAGATGCTTCGGGCTGTTCTGGATGTTTGATATCATGCCAGGTAAATGAATTTCCTTCCaataatacttttccattttACGGATGTATTACTTGAATAACGTGATTGGTCTTCAATCTTTTCAGGTACCATGGAGGATGAGGAAATCTATTTTGACATCGAGAATTACTTTGACAATGGGAGTTATGGCGACTACATGAATGACAGCATCGACTATGATGATTATTACTACATGTGTGAGAAGGGTAATATCAGACAGTTTGCACAGTATTTCCTGCCAGCGTTCTACACGGCAACGTTGATCCTTGGACTTGCTGGGAATTCATTGGTGGTGGCCGTTTATGCCTATTACAAAAGGATCAAATCAAAAACGGACTTGTACATCTTGAATCTGGCCATTGCTGACTTGCTGCTTCTGGTCACTCTCCCCTTCTGGGCGGTCTACGCAGTCCATGGATGGATATTAGGGGTGGCCATGTGCAAAATCTCCTCGGCTTTCTTTgtcatgaatttcagtgccagcatGCTCTTCCTAGCCTGCATCAGTGTTGACCGATACGTCGCCATCTCCAAGGTGACGGGTCCGCTCACCGTAGGAAACAAGGACAAGCTGACCTGCTTGTGCGTCTGGGTGGCCGCCATACTGCTGAGCGTCCCCGACTTTATTTTCACATCAGTGCACCAGGCAGAAACCAGGGGTTTGTGCATCTCTGTCTTCCCCCCGCACATGGCCCAGCCGGCCAAGGCAACCATCCAGGTCTTCGAAATCCTCCTGGGGTTTATCATCCCGTCTCTGGTGATGGTGTACTGTTACTCTGCAGTGGCCAAGGCTGTGTGCAAAGCTCCGATTGGGAGGAAGAAACACAAAGCATTCCGGGTGCTCCTGGCCGTCGTGGGAGTCTTCTTCTTGACCCAGCTGCCGTACAACATCGTCAGGTTCTGCCGTTTGCTCGACATGGTGTACTTGTTCATAAAGGACTGCGGCAGCAGCAAGAATATGGACATCGCCATCCAGGTGACGGAGAGTATCGCTCTATTCCACAGCTGCCTTAACCCCATCCTGTACGCCTTCATGGGAGCATCATTCAAAGGCTACATTATGAAGGCGGTCAAGGAGTACAGCTATCGCCGCAGGCATCAAAACCAGTCCATCTCCCTGGAGTGCTCCTTCGCTTCCCTGTCCCAGTCAGATCATACCAGCAGCTTCAGCATCTAGATATCCAAATGCAACAAGTCTTTGCCCACAGAATCTCCCAGAATTGCATGACTCCGCCATGGTAACTCCAGGGGTGCAATGGAAAGCCACGCTCCCTCCCACCCAGTTTCTCATCGCCCCATGTTCGGTCATTTTCCTGGTAGCCCGAGTCAGGTTGTTGACACCGTGTCACCTCTTCCCCTCGCCTCCTTCAGACTGGCACCTTAACATTATCCACCacctctggttgatcttctcccTCTCCTgtttttcccttcagttgctcctCCAGTTGTTGCCAGGACCAGGTTGTCCATCTTCATTTCCA
It encodes:
- the LOC119965784 gene encoding atypical chemokine receptor 4-like, producing the protein MEDEEIYFDIENYFDNGSYGDYMNDSIDYDDYYYMCEKGNIRQFAQYFLPAFYTATLILGLAGNSLVVAVYAYYKRIKSKTDLYILNLAIADLLLLVTLPFWAVYAVHGWILGVAMCKISSAFFVMNFSASMLFLACISVDRYVAISKVTGPLTVGNKDKLTCLCVWVAAILLSVPDFIFTSVHQAETRGLCISVFPPHMAQPAKATIQVFEILLGFIIPSLVMVYCYSAVAKAVCKAPIGRKKHKAFRVLLAVVGVFFLTQLPYNIVRFCRLLDMVYLFIKDCGSSKNMDIAIQVTESIALFHSCLNPILYAFMGASFKGYIMKAVKEYSYRRRHQNQSISLECSFASLSQSDHTSSFSI